The Rhizobiaceae bacterium genome contains the following window.
GCGTCCGTCAGAACGAGCCCGATGATCGCCAGCGTACCAACCATGATTTCCGCAACGCCGACGACGGTGAAATCCTCGCCGGTGCCGTTGCGCGAGGCCAGCAGCACGCCTGCTGCGCCGCTCAGGAAAACCGCGCTGTAGGTCTGGGCATGGAAGATGTCGATGTGCCACGGCCAGAAGGCAGGCGCCTGCAACGGCACGGCGAGCAAAGCCGCCCCATAGAGCGCCAGCAGCACCCATTCCGCAGAAAGCCATGCCTTGAATGCGGGCGGCAGGTTCGGCCCCTGCGCAGGCTGCCGGGTGCGGGTCGCCCAGAGTGCCGCGCCGGAAACCAGCACGGACACGATGTAGACCGCATACCAGACCCACGGAGCCTTGCGGGCAAAGTTGAACATGCCGTGATGCACCAGCGAGGTTGCGGTCACCACAAGTGTGAAAACCAGCGCCATGACGAGGATCAGCCGTCCCGGCGACCAGCGATTCCACACGAGCAGGAAGGCCATGACCGCGATTTCCGCGGTGTAGAACCCTCCGAGGAAGCGCGCGTTGAACGGCGCGACATCCCACGGCCAGCGGGGCCGCACCAGCGAGGGAGCGAAAAACAGGCCCGCCCCGACCAGCAGGACGACGATCACGCCCGCGGAAAATATCCGCAAGGATGGATGCAGGCCGGGATTTTCGTTGCGCGTCACGACGCAGCTATCCGATTTCGAGCAATTCCCTACCCTACCACAGGGCGGCGGGCCTGTCGCTTGTCAGTCCGCCACCGGCAGGATGAGCTGCTGCCCGGGCACAAGCTGGCCCGGATTGCGAAGCTGCGGGTTGAGGTCGAGTATCTCGCGATAGCGCTCGCCATTGCCGAGTTGGTCGACGGCGATGGACCACAGCGACTGGCCGGGCTTGACCACATATTGCGCATTGGTTGCGGGCAGCGTCGGCTGCTCGACGGGCGCTTCGGTCTTTTTGTCGGCTGATGGTGGCGGTGCGGGCTGCTCGACGGGCGGCGGCGCGTCCTTGGCCGCGGCCTTCTTCTCTATCGGCGCAAGGCCCTCGCGCAGTTTCTTCTCGACGGACGCAAGAATGTCCGGCTCCGGCTTCATGTCGCGGGCATGGCGCCATTGGAACGTCGCTTCGAGCTGGCGGCCAGCGCGCCAATAGGCGTCGCCCAGGTGGTCGTTCAGCACCGGATCCTCGGGTTTCAGCGAAACGGCGCGTTCAAGTTCGTTGACGGCTTCCTCGAAGCGGCCCAGCTTGTAGTAAGCCCAGCCGAGCGAATCCACGATGTAACCGTCGCTCGGGCGCAGATCAACCGCCTTGCGGATGAGGTCCAGCCCCTCCTCGAGGTTCATGTCCATGTCGATCCACGAATAGCCGAGATAGTTCAGCACCTGCGGCTGGTTCGGGTAAAGCTCCAGCGCCTTGCGGAAGTTCGGCTCGGCCTTCGGCCACTCCTTGATCCGTTCATAGGCGATGCCGCGCTGGTAAAAAACGTTCCAGTCGTCGCGCGCGGGGTTCTTCAGATGCGCGACCGCCTCGTCATAGAGTTCGGCGGCTGCGCTGAAGTTTTCCTTGGCCGCATAGACGCTGCCGAGCGCAAGATAAGTGCGCATGTCATTCGGGTCTTGGGCAAGCAGATCCTTGAGGTGGGAAACCGCCTCATCCTGCTTGTCAAGGTCGGCAAGGTTGAGAGCAAGTTGCATCTCTGCGAGCTTCTTGAAGGGCGAATTCGCAGGCACGCGGTTGTAAAGCTCGATTGCCGCCTGGCTGTCCTCCTTCTGCTCGGCCCCTTCGGCCAATTGCATCAGGACCAGATCATTGTCGGGGGAAAGTGCCAACGCATAGTGCAGGTAAAGCCGCACCAGCGGCTCTCCGCCGTCGCGCTCCAGCGCGGTCCCGATATTGAGCAGTGCTTCCGAAATGCCGCCGGCGGCACCCGGCGCGATCACCCTGATCGGCTTGCCCTCCTCGATCTGCGTGCGCAGCGCGGCAATCGGCAGGCGTCCGGGCGCAAATTCCTCGACCTTGTCGAGTGCGGCGAGTGCTTCATCCTTCTTGCCCTCGCGGGCCAGGAAGCCCGCATAGGCCTCCGCTGCCCGCAGATAGGTGCCCGGCGCGATCGGCCCCTGCTCCACATTGTCGAGCGTCAGGCTGTAGGACTCGTCCGCCTTGTCCTTCATGCCCGCCGCTTCTTCGATCAGCGCCTGGTGATAGGTCGTGAAGATCGCATACCAGTCCGGCCCCTGGAGATTTTCCAGATAGCTGACAGCGCCTTTCGAATCGCCCGCGCCGAATTTCGCCCAGGCGGTGACGAGACCCGCGATCAGCGCATCCACGTCCGACTGAAGCGACAGCTTCATCATGTTCTGCGCGCCGGCATAGTCCTTCTTGCGTATGTCGTCGATTGCGAGTGCGAGCCGGGAAAATCGCTCCGCTTCCGGCACGGTCTTCAGGGCATTGGCATAGGACAGCGATTCATCGAAGCGGCCCGTCGAAATCAGCGCAAGCAGCAGGCTTTGCTGGATTTCCGTATCGCCCGGGTCGAAGCTCAGCGCCCTCTTGTAGTAGGCAACGGCATCGTCCAGATCGTCATCCGACTCCGCAACCCGTGCGGCCAGATAGGAGCCGGAGAAAGACCGCACCTGCACCGGGGGCTCGGATTGTTTTGCAAAGACCGGCGAGGCTGCCGGCACGAGTGCCGCAATCGCCGCCAGGCCAATCAGCCAGCTGGCTCGTCTGTGCTGCATCGTCGTCCTTTCAACAGAGGTCGGAAACGCCCATCCGGCCAGATTCGCGCAGGGGTGTTTCAGGAAAGCATGGCCTTTTTAAGAGGCGAATTCAATCCGGCTCAAATTATCTGCCGAGTGGAGAAAGCCATTATAGCCGCTGTTTCGGAAAATGTCTTTGGTCGGTGCGGTTATGGCGATTGCAAGGCGGCGCCCGGGCCTGATTTCGGGTCGTCTAACTGGTTCAGCGCATCCCGCCACAGTTTTCCACGCTCCGAGACGATGGCATTGAGCCGTTCCCGATCCTCGCCCGCAGGGGACTGTTTGTTGTAGGTCAGCGCCTTTTCCAGCAGTTCCAAACCCGCCTTCAGCATCCTGACGGGGATCGCAGGGGGCACAGTTGGCTGCAACAGGGGCTCGAGCAACGCCTGCTCCATTGGAGAGAATTGCGGATAGTATAGATCGATGATGCGGCATCGAACCCGCGCCAGTTGAAGCCGCATTCCATCAACGTGCTGCGACTGCTGCTGCGGGTGGACCCTGTATTTGACCAACCGGTTCTCGAGATTGGCGAAATTGCCGCCCCGCCGCATGATCTCGGCAAAAAAGCCCCAGTCGAATGCGCTTTTCAGTTCCGGATCGCAGACCAGCCCGCGCGCATCGAGGAACGACCTGCGGAACATAACCGTGGGATTGTACACATTTTCGCGACCGGGCAGTAACTGGGCCTTGATGTACGCGTCATGCAAAGGAGCAGGACCGAACGCCTTCAAATTGCCTATGTATTCCAGCGCGCTGCCCAAAACCGCGATATGCTTGTGCTCGTTCATGAATTCGCACTGGCGCGCAAGCCGGTCCGGAAACGCCATATCGTCGGCATCCATATTCGCGACATATTCGCCGCTGCCCTGGCTGTAGCCAAGGTTGAAGGCAGTCGCTGTGCCGCTATTCTTGTCGAGCCTGAAATAGCGAAGACGGGGATCGCTGATCGAAGTCGCGATCTTCATCGTCGCATCGACTGAACCGTCATCGACCACGATCAACTCGAAGTCGCTGAACGTCTGGTTCAGGATGGACCGAATGCTCTCTTCGATAAATTTCTCCGCATTATATGCGGGCATGACAACGGAAACTCTGGGCACCAACAAGCTCGCAGCTGGATCTGAGATTTATCTATATTAAATTTAAGTAATATAATAGGCTGCGAGCCTACGATGGTAAAGTTCAATTTACGCGTCAAGTCGAGAAAGCTGTGAGCGCGTATGCGGATTGGCCGGCGGCGGCCTTGCCTATCGTCTCCGCATTTCATAGCGCGCCAACGCGTTGCGCCAGAACTTATCACAGGATTCCAATATTATATTGAGCTGTTCGCGATCCTCGCCTGCGGGAGACTGCTTCCTGTAGAGCAGCGCCCTTTCCATCACCTCCAGACCCTGCATCAGCAAATCGATGGATATTCGGGGAGGACCCACCTGCTGCAACAGGGGTTCAAGGAGGGCCTGTTCCAAAGGGGATAATTCCGGATAGTACTGATCGATAATGCGGCACCGCACACGCGCCAGTTGAACCCGCAATCCATTGATATCCCGCGATTGTTGCTGCGGGTGTATCCTGTATTCTACAAGCGGATGCTGGAGGTTCGCAAGATTGCCGCCCCGCCGCATGATCTCGGCGAAAAAACCCCAGTCAAACGCGCCACCCAATCCCGGATCACAGATCAGCCTGTGATGGTCGAGAAACAACCTGCGGAAAATGACCGTGGGATTATAGATGTTTCTACAACCGGGAAGTAGTTGGGCCTTGATGTAAGAGTCATGCAAAGGAGCAGGACCGAGCCCTGTCCGCTCGCCTATGAATTCCATGTTGCCACCCAGAACCGCGACATGTTTGTGCTCGTTCATGAATTCAAACTGGCGCGCAAGCCGGTCCGGAAACGCCACATCGTCGGCATCCATATTCGCGACATATTCGCCGTTGCTCACGCTATAGCCAAAATTGAAAGCGGCGGCGGTGCCACCGTTTTTGTCAAGCCTGAAATAGCGAAGGCGAGGATCGCTG
Protein-coding sequences here:
- a CDS encoding tetratricopeptide repeat protein; amino-acid sequence: MQHRRASWLIGLAAIAALVPAASPVFAKQSEPPVQVRSFSGSYLAARVAESDDDLDDAVAYYKRALSFDPGDTEIQQSLLLALISTGRFDESLSYANALKTVPEAERFSRLALAIDDIRKKDYAGAQNMMKLSLQSDVDALIAGLVTAWAKFGAGDSKGAVSYLENLQGPDWYAIFTTYHQALIEEAAGMKDKADESYSLTLDNVEQGPIAPGTYLRAAEAYAGFLAREGKKDEALAALDKVEEFAPGRLPIAALRTQIEEGKPIRVIAPGAAGGISEALLNIGTALERDGGEPLVRLYLHYALALSPDNDLVLMQLAEGAEQKEDSQAAIELYNRVPANSPFKKLAEMQLALNLADLDKQDEAVSHLKDLLAQDPNDMRTYLALGSVYAAKENFSAAAELYDEAVAHLKNPARDDWNVFYQRGIAYERIKEWPKAEPNFRKALELYPNQPQVLNYLGYSWIDMDMNLEEGLDLIRKAVDLRPSDGYIVDSLGWAYYKLGRFEEAVNELERAVSLKPEDPVLNDHLGDAYWRAGRQLEATFQWRHARDMKPEPDILASVEKKLREGLAPIEKKAAAKDAPPPVEQPAPPPSADKKTEAPVEQPTLPATNAQYVVKPGQSLWSIAVDQLGNGERYREILDLNPQLRNPGQLVPGQQLILPVAD
- a CDS encoding glycosyltransferase family 2 protein, with amino-acid sequence MPAYNAEKFIEESIRSILNQTFSDFELIVVDDGSVDATMKIATSISDPRLRYFRLDKNSGTATAFNLGYSQGSGEYVANMDADDMAFPDRLARQCEFMNEHKHIAVLGSALEYIGNLKAFGPAPLHDAYIKAQLLPGRENVYNPTVMFRRSFLDARGLVCDPELKSAFDWGFFAEIMRRGGNFANLENRLVKYRVHPQQQSQHVDGMRLQLARVRCRIIDLYYPQFSPMEQALLEPLLQPTVPPAIPVRMLKAGLELLEKALTYNKQSPAGEDRERLNAIVSERGKLWRDALNQLDDPKSGPGAALQSP
- a CDS encoding glycosyltransferase, whose amino-acid sequence is MPAYNAEKFIEESIRSILNQTFSDFELIVVDDGSVDSTGNIATSISDPRLRYFRLDKNGGTAAAFNFGYSVSNGEYVANMDADDVAFPDRLARQFEFMNEHKHVAVLGGNMEFIGERTGLGPAPLHDSYIKAQLLPGCRNIYNPTVIFRRLFLDHHRLICDPGLGGAFDWGFFAEIMRRGGNLANLQHPLVEYRIHPQQQSRDINGLRVQLARVRCRIIDQYYPELSPLEQALLEPLLQQVGPPRISIDLLMQGLEVMERALLYRKQSPAGEDREQLNIILESCDKFWRNALARYEMRRR